The Ensifer adhaerens genome contains a region encoding:
- a CDS encoding ABC transporter substrate-binding protein: MTFHPRNLLLSAAITLGLAAPAAAADEVKLRYLASQGGLSAHELAQELGYFDGTGITIENVGYATGGPASLIALASGDVEIGSAATSAVLNSIISGNEFVAAYPSNGINDEVQSIFYVLEDSPIKSIKDIAGKSIAVNTLGAHLDYTIREALHSVGLPTDAANQVVVPGPQLEQVLRSGQVDVSAFGYWQTTFEGAARKNGGLRAIFDDTDVLGETAGGFVVLRRDFVKAHPEAAKTFVLQSARALDYAREHPEETKEILAKALQARGENPEIAQYFRGYGVRAGGLPVERDLQFWIDVLVREGKLKEGQLTPKDVLFSVDGPSVSN, from the coding sequence ATGACTTTCCACCCCCGCAATCTTCTTCTGTCCGCCGCAATCACCCTCGGCCTAGCCGCACCGGCGGCGGCCGCTGACGAAGTGAAGCTGCGCTACCTTGCGAGCCAGGGCGGCCTGTCTGCTCATGAACTCGCCCAGGAGCTCGGCTATTTCGATGGAACCGGGATCACGATCGAGAACGTCGGCTACGCGACAGGCGGCCCGGCTTCGCTGATTGCGCTCGCCTCGGGTGACGTCGAGATCGGCAGCGCCGCGACATCCGCCGTGCTGAACTCGATCATCAGCGGCAATGAGTTCGTTGCTGCCTATCCGTCGAACGGCATCAATGACGAGGTGCAGTCGATCTTCTACGTGCTGGAAGACAGTCCGATCAAGAGCATCAAGGACATTGCCGGCAAGAGCATTGCCGTCAACACGCTCGGCGCCCATCTCGACTACACGATCCGCGAAGCCCTGCATTCGGTCGGCCTGCCGACAGACGCCGCCAACCAGGTCGTGGTGCCCGGTCCGCAGCTTGAGCAGGTGCTGCGCTCCGGCCAGGTGGATGTCTCCGCTTTCGGCTATTGGCAGACGACCTTCGAGGGTGCCGCGCGCAAGAACGGCGGCCTGCGTGCGATCTTCGACGACACCGACGTGCTGGGGGAAACTGCCGGTGGCTTCGTGGTGCTGCGCCGGGATTTCGTCAAGGCGCATCCCGAGGCTGCGAAGACCTTCGTCCTGCAGTCGGCCCGCGCGCTCGATTACGCGCGTGAGCATCCCGAGGAAACCAAGGAAATCCTGGCCAAGGCATTGCAGGCCCGCGGAGAAAATCCGGAGATCGCCCAGTATTTCCGTGGTTACGGGGTGCGCGCAGGCGGCCTGCCCGTCGAGCGTGACCTTCAGTTCTGGATCGACGTTCTGGTGCGTGAAGGCAAGCTCAAGGAAGGCCAGCTGACGCCGAAAGACGTTCTCTTTTCCGTCGACGGCCCGTCGGTCAGCAACTGA
- a CDS encoding ABC transporter permease — MSYEHVNTSLAASFGLGRAESHVPAAIPAIASRWRALLGSIVARYGVVLGFLAIWQLSSTLGWVNPAVFPPLDVILSALWGGLASGALLDDIAISLQRSGIAFAAAVVVGIPLGLFMGQVRLVEQALDPILQLFRQTSALALYPVFILLLGLGETSKVFVIFWATLFPILLSTIGGVKEVDRKLIEMARTYGAGPLAVFRRVVLPASVPAIFVGLRLSATTALLLLIAAEMIGANKGIGFQVMNAQYNFQIPLMFAAILLLALLGLAANALLVLLQRNLCRWSQPNA, encoded by the coding sequence ATGTCCTACGAACACGTCAACACATCGCTTGCCGCGAGCTTCGGGCTTGGCCGCGCTGAGAGTCACGTCCCCGCTGCAATCCCGGCCATCGCCTCCCGCTGGCGCGCCCTGCTTGGCTCGATCGTCGCACGCTATGGCGTCGTGCTCGGTTTTCTCGCCATCTGGCAGCTATCCAGCACGCTCGGCTGGGTCAATCCGGCGGTCTTTCCCCCTCTCGATGTGATCCTGTCGGCGCTCTGGGGTGGTCTTGCCAGCGGCGCGTTGCTGGACGATATCGCCATCAGCCTGCAGCGATCGGGCATCGCCTTTGCCGCCGCTGTCGTGGTCGGCATCCCGCTCGGGCTGTTCATGGGGCAGGTCCGTCTCGTCGAGCAGGCGCTCGACCCCATCCTGCAGCTCTTCCGCCAGACCTCAGCCCTGGCGCTCTATCCGGTTTTCATCCTGCTGCTCGGTCTCGGCGAGACGTCCAAGGTCTTCGTGATCTTCTGGGCCACGTTGTTTCCGATCCTGCTTTCCACCATCGGCGGTGTCAAAGAGGTCGACAGGAAGCTGATCGAGATGGCCCGAACCTACGGCGCCGGGCCGCTCGCCGTGTTCCGCCGCGTGGTGCTGCCTGCCTCGGTGCCGGCGATCTTCGTCGGTCTGCGGCTCTCGGCCACCACAGCGCTTTTGCTGTTGATCGCTGCCGAGATGATCGGCGCGAACAAGGGCATCGGCTTCCAGGTCATGAACGCCCAATACAACTTCCAGATCCCGCTGATGTTTGCTGCGATCCTGTTGCTCGCGCTGCTCGGGCTCGCCGCCAACGCGCTTCTCGTTCTGCTCCAGCGCAACCTTTGCCGTTGGTCGCAGCCCAACGCCTGA
- a CDS encoding LLM class flavin-dependent oxidoreductase: MTRKIRLGAFLPGGGQHVAAWRHPDQPADGATSFEFHKQLALTAERGLFDAYFLADGLAIGFGGAREGGNARVAGFEPVTLFSALAPLTTHLGFIATSSTTYEEPYTTARKFASLDLISGGRAGWNVVTTTGDPTAQNFNRETQLPHAERYRRAAEHVDVVKKLWDSFEDDAFIRDKETGVFFDPAKLHDTDHRGEHFKVRGPLNISRSAQGHPVIVQAGQSDDGRGLAAATAEVIFTAHQHIETAQEFYRDIKARARGLGRNPDHILVMPGVSPFVGRTEAEAREKYDRLTSLIVEEDGIGLLNGLTGGTLDLHGYDLDGPLPPAPPTEGMKSRQALIRQIADENNFSIRQLYQWIASARGHYTIVGSAEQIADTLQAWFENEAADGFNILPPWFPTALDDFVELVIPELQRRGLFRTAYEGRTLRENLGLPVPVNRWAAARTAVQVAE, translated from the coding sequence ATGACACGCAAGATCCGGCTTGGAGCATTTCTTCCCGGCGGCGGGCAACATGTCGCCGCCTGGCGCCATCCCGACCAGCCAGCTGATGGTGCCACCAGTTTCGAGTTTCACAAGCAGCTGGCGCTGACGGCGGAACGCGGTCTGTTCGACGCCTACTTTCTGGCAGACGGGTTGGCGATCGGCTTCGGCGGGGCGCGCGAGGGCGGCAACGCCCGTGTCGCGGGCTTCGAGCCGGTGACGTTGTTTTCAGCGCTTGCGCCGCTGACCACGCATCTCGGCTTCATCGCCACCTCGTCGACGACCTATGAAGAGCCATATACGACGGCGCGCAAGTTCGCCTCGCTCGATCTCATTTCCGGTGGTCGCGCCGGATGGAACGTGGTGACGACAACCGGCGACCCGACGGCGCAGAACTTCAATCGCGAAACGCAGCTTCCGCATGCCGAGCGCTATCGGCGCGCCGCCGAGCATGTCGACGTGGTCAAGAAACTCTGGGACAGCTTTGAGGACGACGCGTTCATCCGCGACAAGGAAACGGGCGTCTTCTTCGACCCGGCGAAGCTGCACGATACCGACCATCGCGGCGAACATTTCAAGGTGCGCGGTCCGCTCAACATCTCGCGCTCTGCCCAGGGCCATCCTGTCATCGTCCAGGCGGGCCAGTCCGACGACGGCCGCGGTCTGGCGGCAGCAACGGCGGAGGTGATCTTCACCGCCCACCAACACATCGAGACGGCCCAGGAATTCTACCGCGACATCAAGGCCCGTGCGCGGGGCCTCGGCCGCAACCCGGACCATATTCTGGTGATGCCGGGTGTCTCCCCCTTCGTCGGCAGGACGGAGGCCGAGGCGCGCGAGAAATACGATCGCCTGACCTCGCTCATCGTCGAGGAGGATGGCATCGGCCTGCTCAACGGCCTGACCGGCGGCACGCTCGATCTCCATGGCTACGATCTCGATGGGCCGCTGCCGCCGGCACCGCCGACCGAGGGCATGAAGAGCCGGCAGGCGCTGATCCGCCAGATCGCCGACGAAAACAACTTCAGCATTCGCCAGCTCTATCAGTGGATTGCCTCGGCACGTGGCCACTACACGATCGTCGGTTCGGCGGAACAAATCGCCGACACCCTGCAGGCTTGGTTCGAAAACGAAGCCGCAGATGGCTTCAACATCCTGCCGCCGTGGTTCCCGACCGCGCTCGACGACTTTGTCGAACTGGTCATCCCGGAACTGCAGCGTCGCGGCCTGTTCCGCACCGCCTATGAGGGCAGGACGCTCCGGGAAAATCTCGGCCTGCCCGTGCCCGTCAACCGCTGGGCTGCCGCGCGAACGGCCGTTCAGGTAGCAGAGTGA
- a CDS encoding dicarboxylate/amino acid:cation symporter, which yields MSQATTKSPPKPIYASFGFQVLAAMIIGLLLGLIARNMGVDASGNPNWLTVTLQTIGSIFVQLLRALVPPLVFTAIVASIANLATLQNAAKLVWQTLLWFAITSLIAVVIGIALGLILQPGVGSAVSQEAAKAPSYSGSWLDFLKGLVPANVLGLEASTKVTDTGANTSLNFNVLQILVVSIAVGAAALKVGDAAKPFLAFNQSLLAVVRKILWWVIRLTPIGTIGLLGRAVAQYGWETLAQLGWYAAAVYIGLAIVLFVVYPALLVGHGLKPSRFFAGAWPAIQLAFVSRSSVGTLPVTETVTEKSLGVPREYAAFAVPLGATTKMDGCAAIYPAISAIFIAQFFGLPLGIQEYVLIVFVSVLGSAATAGLTGATVMLTLTLSTLGLPLEGVGLLLAIDPILDMGRTAVNVAGQALVPTIVSKREGILDETVYNGDKIVDDLEPLAAAARAA from the coding sequence GTGTCCCAAGCAACCACCAAATCTCCCCCAAAACCGATTTACGCCTCCTTCGGCTTTCAAGTGCTCGCAGCGATGATCATCGGCCTGCTGCTCGGCCTCATCGCCCGCAACATGGGCGTCGATGCCAGCGGCAACCCCAACTGGCTGACGGTCACCCTCCAGACGATCGGCTCGATCTTCGTCCAGCTTCTGCGCGCCCTCGTGCCGCCGCTCGTCTTCACCGCCATCGTCGCCTCGATCGCCAACCTGGCGACGCTGCAGAATGCCGCGAAACTCGTCTGGCAGACCCTGCTCTGGTTCGCCATCACCTCGTTGATCGCCGTCGTCATCGGCATCGCGCTCGGCCTGATCCTTCAGCCGGGCGTCGGCTCTGCCGTTTCGCAGGAAGCCGCCAAGGCCCCGTCCTATTCCGGCTCGTGGCTCGATTTCCTGAAGGGCCTGGTACCTGCGAACGTGCTCGGCCTCGAAGCCAGCACCAAGGTCACCGATACGGGCGCCAATACCTCGCTCAATTTCAACGTCCTGCAGATCCTCGTCGTCTCCATCGCCGTCGGGGCCGCCGCGCTGAAGGTCGGTGACGCCGCCAAGCCGTTCCTCGCCTTCAACCAGTCGCTGCTTGCGGTCGTCCGCAAGATCCTCTGGTGGGTCATCCGCCTGACGCCGATCGGCACGATCGGCCTGCTCGGCCGCGCCGTCGCCCAATATGGCTGGGAAACGCTGGCGCAGCTCGGCTGGTACGCCGCTGCCGTCTATATCGGTCTCGCGATCGTGCTCTTTGTTGTCTATCCGGCGCTGCTCGTCGGCCACGGCCTGAAGCCCTCGCGCTTCTTTGCCGGCGCCTGGCCAGCGATCCAGCTTGCCTTCGTCTCGCGCTCCTCGGTCGGCACCCTGCCCGTCACCGAGACAGTCACTGAAAAAAGCCTCGGCGTGCCGCGCGAGTATGCCGCCTTCGCAGTGCCGCTCGGCGCGACCACCAAGATGGATGGCTGCGCCGCGATCTATCCGGCAATCTCGGCGATCTTCATCGCCCAGTTCTTCGGCCTGCCGCTCGGCATCCAGGAATATGTGCTGATCGTCTTCGTCTCGGTGCTCGGCTCCGCCGCCACGGCCGGCCTCACCGGCGCAACCGTCATGCTGACGCTGACGCTGTCGACGCTCGGCCTGCCGCTCGAAGGCGTCGGCCTGCTGCTCGCCATCGACCCGATCCTCGACATGGGCCGCACGGCGGTCAACGTCGCCGGCCAGGCGCTGGTGCCGACCATCGTCTCCAAGCGTGAAGGCATTCTCGACGAGACCGTCTACAACGGCGACAAGATCGTCGACGACCTCGAGCCGCTCGCCGCTGCGGCGCGCGCAGCCTAA
- a CDS encoding SRPBCC family protein: MSLTEFHLVTEWTIDAPVEVVWRELSTPEAWPEWWPSVKRVSLLRDGDDHGVGAVRRLEWVTALPYELAFDMETVRVETLSLIEGKASGELEGIGRWTLQNDGPRCRVRYDWIVKITKPWMIRLSFILKPVFRWNHGVVMERGRRGLLHRLAAARY, translated from the coding sequence ATGTCTCTCACCGAATTTCATCTCGTCACCGAATGGACCATCGATGCCCCGGTTGAGGTCGTGTGGCGGGAGCTGAGTACGCCTGAGGCCTGGCCGGAGTGGTGGCCATCGGTCAAGCGGGTTTCCCTGCTGCGCGATGGCGACGACCACGGCGTCGGTGCGGTTCGCCGCCTGGAATGGGTGACGGCCTTGCCCTACGAACTGGCCTTTGACATGGAGACGGTGAGAGTTGAGACGCTATCGCTGATCGAAGGCAAAGCTTCCGGTGAGTTGGAGGGCATCGGCCGTTGGACTTTACAGAACGACGGCCCCCGCTGCCGGGTGCGCTATGACTGGATCGTCAAGATCACCAAACCCTGGATGATCAGGCTGTCGTTCATTCTGAAACCCGTATTCCGCTGGAACCACGGCGTGGTGATGGAACGTGGCCGGCGCGGCCTCCTGCATCGGCTCGCCGCGGCTCGATACTGA
- a CDS encoding TetR/AcrR family transcriptional regulator — MTTDTRKPSRRSPRDRIVEAARDLFRRHGIRGTGVDAIADAADSNKMTLYRHFSSKDELIVECLRHAGMEMDGFWRELEDAHPGDGLGQLRAWVRRIADHLGDDNCQCEMMSAAVQLTDEDHPGRSVIRMFKDAQRDRVVELCRRAGVADAELLCDTLLLLIEGARAAQQSSGAEGPSARLAEIADEAILSFVSRRAK, encoded by the coding sequence ATGACAACGGATACCCGCAAGCCATCACGTCGTTCGCCGCGCGATCGCATCGTCGAGGCTGCGCGTGATCTCTTCCGCCGGCATGGCATTCGCGGGACCGGCGTCGATGCAATCGCCGACGCCGCCGACAGCAACAAGATGACGCTCTACCGTCACTTCAGTTCGAAAGACGAGTTGATCGTCGAGTGCCTTCGCCATGCAGGTATGGAGATGGATGGCTTCTGGCGCGAACTGGAAGACGCGCACCCCGGCGACGGATTGGGACAGCTCAGGGCCTGGGTCCGGCGGATTGCCGATCATCTCGGCGACGACAATTGCCAATGTGAAATGATGAGCGCCGCCGTCCAGCTCACCGACGAGGATCATCCCGGGCGCTCGGTGATCCGCATGTTCAAGGACGCGCAACGCGACCGCGTGGTGGAGCTCTGTCGCAGGGCCGGCGTCGCCGATGCGGAACTGCTCTGTGACACGCTGCTGCTGTTGATCGAGGGCGCGCGCGCCGCTCAGCAAAGCAGCGGCGCGGAGGGGCCGAGCGCGCGCCTGGCGGAGATCGCCGACGAGGCGATCCTGTCCTTTGTCAGCCGTCGCGCCAAGTAG
- a CDS encoding efflux RND transporter permease subunit: MIDFFIHRPIFASAIAIIMTLAGGICYFLLPISQFPDVTPPQIVVAANYPGASAQVVADTVTTPLEQQINGVPGMLYMTSTSSNDGSSRIIISFEVGYPIDVAALDVQNRVSQAASSLPALVNQTGVTIAKQIPNFTVLVSLDSPDNSVDFASVSNYAYLQILDPLKRLPGVGDVQLFGERRYSMRVWLDPDRMANLGITAVDVQNVIAEQNIQVAGGKIGQSPAPAGTPFEMQINALGRLSDPSQFGDIVLRADQTTGATTRLRDVARIELGALLYSSSVTFNGKESVVLAVFQAPGSNALDLQSRVQAKMDELSERFPAGIAYHMFYDTTRFVSAAMKDVVFTLLEALALVVFVVFIFLQNLRTTIIPTIAIPVSLIATLVVMYLFGFSLNMLSLLGMVLAIGLVVDDAIVVVENVERQLEAGLPPLAATKKAMQEVTGPIIATTAVLLAVFIPVAFIPGVAGSLYNQFALTVAISVAFSAFNSLTLSPALSAAFLRYRGEPRFALFHWFNTGFHALSHGYARSVAGLVRWRWALFALFLIAVGSTYALWQRIPSTFLPVEDQGYFFVVIQLPDGASLERTESVARRSEEILRGTAGVDFVGSVVGFNFLSFAAQSNSAVQFAVLKPWDERPPEQGASALREAVTPQLLQIPDALVLAFDPPSIQGLGATGGFEFQVEDLAGRSAQALNDATQALIAEARKQPEINPYQLFTTFSTSSPQFDYDLDRDKAKLLGLSLPDIFSTLQIYFGSLYVNDFNIFGRTFRVTLQADQSARAAATDLSRLYVRNTEGEMVPLNTLGTFKPTVGPETITHYNNYPSALVNGAAAPGFSSSQAVAAMERVARTTLPRDYTFEWTGITYQEIRAGSIAALVFALALVFCFLILAAQYESWSMPFMVLLSVPLALLGALSALWLRGMQIDVYSQIGFVMLVGLAAKNAILIVEFAKRRREEGLDVVAAAAEAARLRLRPILMTAFAFILGVLPLMYARGAGAASRQSIGTTVFGGMLAATILTLIFVPVFYAVIEQWRERSSSKPIGQRHEPEAAE; the protein is encoded by the coding sequence ATGATCGACTTCTTCATCCACCGACCCATCTTCGCCTCGGCCATCGCGATCATCATGACGCTTGCGGGCGGCATCTGCTACTTCCTGCTGCCGATCTCGCAGTTTCCCGACGTGACACCGCCGCAGATCGTCGTTGCCGCCAACTATCCCGGCGCCAGCGCCCAGGTTGTGGCCGACACGGTGACGACGCCGCTCGAACAGCAGATCAACGGCGTGCCCGGCATGCTCTACATGACCTCGACGAGTTCGAACGACGGCTCGTCCCGCATCATCATCTCTTTCGAAGTCGGCTACCCGATCGATGTGGCCGCGCTCGATGTCCAGAACCGCGTGTCGCAGGCCGCCTCCTCGCTGCCGGCACTCGTCAACCAGACCGGCGTCACCATCGCCAAGCAGATCCCCAATTTCACCGTGCTCGTCAGCCTGGATTCGCCGGACAATTCGGTCGATTTCGCCTCCGTCAGCAACTACGCCTACCTGCAGATCCTCGACCCCTTGAAGCGTCTGCCGGGTGTCGGTGACGTCCAGCTCTTCGGCGAGCGCCGCTATTCGATGCGCGTCTGGCTCGATCCCGACCGCATGGCCAACCTCGGAATTACCGCCGTCGACGTGCAGAATGTCATCGCCGAGCAGAACATCCAGGTTGCCGGCGGCAAGATCGGGCAGTCACCGGCACCGGCAGGCACGCCCTTCGAGATGCAGATCAACGCGCTCGGGCGCTTGAGCGACCCGTCGCAGTTCGGCGACATCGTGCTTCGGGCCGACCAGACGACGGGCGCGACGACCAGGCTGCGCGACGTCGCGCGCATCGAGCTAGGAGCGCTGCTCTATTCGTCGTCGGTCACCTTCAACGGCAAGGAGAGCGTGGTGCTTGCCGTCTTCCAGGCGCCGGGCTCCAACGCGCTCGACCTGCAAAGCCGCGTGCAGGCGAAGATGGACGAACTGTCTGAGCGCTTCCCCGCCGGCATCGCCTATCACATGTTCTACGACACCACGCGGTTCGTCTCGGCGGCGATGAAGGATGTGGTCTTCACGCTGCTCGAGGCGCTCGCCCTCGTCGTTTTCGTCGTCTTCATCTTCCTGCAGAACCTGCGCACCACCATCATCCCGACCATCGCCATTCCGGTGTCGCTGATTGCAACATTGGTCGTGATGTACCTTTTCGGCTTCTCGCTCAACATGCTGAGCCTGCTCGGCATGGTGCTCGCCATCGGCCTCGTCGTCGACGATGCGATCGTCGTCGTCGAAAACGTCGAGCGGCAGCTGGAGGCCGGCCTGCCGCCGCTTGCTGCCACCAAAAAGGCCATGCAGGAGGTGACCGGCCCGATCATCGCGACGACCGCCGTGCTGCTTGCGGTCTTCATCCCCGTTGCCTTCATCCCGGGTGTCGCCGGCAGTCTCTACAACCAGTTCGCGCTGACGGTCGCGATCTCCGTCGCCTTCTCCGCCTTCAATTCGTTGACCCTCAGTCCCGCACTCAGCGCCGCCTTTCTGCGCTACCGCGGCGAGCCGCGCTTTGCCCTCTTCCACTGGTTCAACACCGGCTTTCATGCGCTGTCGCATGGCTATGCGCGCAGCGTTGCCGGCCTGGTGCGCTGGCGTTGGGCGCTGTTTGCGCTCTTCCTCATCGCCGTCGGATCGACTTACGCGCTGTGGCAGCGCATCCCCTCGACCTTCCTGCCAGTCGAAGACCAGGGCTATTTCTTCGTCGTCATCCAACTGCCCGACGGCGCCTCGCTTGAAAGAACAGAATCCGTCGCACGGCGGTCCGAGGAGATCCTGCGCGGCACCGCCGGCGTCGATTTCGTCGGCTCCGTCGTCGGCTTCAACTTCCTGTCCTTCGCCGCCCAGTCCAATTCCGCCGTGCAGTTCGCCGTGCTGAAACCATGGGACGAGCGTCCGCCCGAACAGGGTGCTTCGGCGTTGCGCGAGGCCGTGACACCACAGCTGCTGCAGATCCCGGACGCGCTGGTGCTCGCCTTCGACCCGCCCTCGATCCAGGGACTTGGCGCGACCGGTGGCTTCGAATTCCAGGTGGAGGATCTCGCCGGGCGCAGCGCTCAGGCGCTGAACGACGCGACGCAGGCGCTGATTGCCGAGGCGCGCAAGCAGCCGGAGATCAATCCCTACCAGCTCTTCACCACCTTCAGCACATCAAGCCCGCAATTCGACTATGACCTCGACCGTGACAAGGCGAAGCTGCTGGGCTTGAGCCTGCCCGATATCTTCAGCACGCTGCAGATCTATTTCGGCTCGCTCTACGTCAACGACTTCAACATCTTCGGCCGCACCTTCCGTGTGACCCTGCAGGCCGACCAGAGCGCGCGGGCGGCCGCCACCGATCTCTCGCGCCTCTATGTGCGCAACACCGAAGGCGAAATGGTTCCGCTCAATACGCTCGGGACCTTCAAGCCGACGGTCGGTCCCGAGACCATCACCCACTACAACAACTACCCATCGGCGCTGGTGAACGGCGCGGCAGCGCCCGGCTTCAGCTCGAGCCAGGCCGTTGCGGCGATGGAGCGCGTCGCCCGCACGACACTGCCGCGCGACTACACATTCGAGTGGACCGGCATTACCTATCAGGAGATCCGGGCAGGCTCGATCGCAGCACTCGTCTTTGCGCTCGCCCTCGTCTTCTGCTTCCTGATCCTGGCAGCCCAGTATGAAAGCTGGTCGATGCCGTTCATGGTGCTGCTGTCGGTGCCGCTCGCGCTTTTGGGTGCGCTATCGGCGCTGTGGCTGCGCGGTATGCAGATCGATGTCTATTCGCAGATCGGTTTCGTGATGCTGGTCGGACTTGCCGCCAAGAACGCCATCCTTATCGTCGAGTTCGCAAAGCGACGGCGCGAGGAGGGCCTCGACGTGGTCGCGGCCGCGGCGGAAGCGGCGCGGCTGCGCCTTCGACCGATCCTGATGACGGCATTTGCCTTCATCCTCGGCGTGCTACCGCTGATGTATGCCAGAGGCGCGGGTGCTGCCAGCCGACAGTCGATCGGCACCACCGTCTTCGGCGGCATGCTGGCGGCGACCATTCTCACACTGATTTTCGTCCCGGTCTTCTACGCGGTCATCGAGCAATGGCGCGAGCGTTCATCCTCGAAGCCGATCGGCCAGCGTCACGAGCCGGAGGCGGCGGAATAG
- a CDS encoding efflux RND transporter periplasmic adaptor subunit, with the protein MRGSKLVLAAAVAIAALAAAYHYKNGGFELKGGDAGAAVGPPQQAMPVPVASVVKKTIPIYLDYSARTEAIRNVTLRAKITGYIESQTVPDGSDVKAGDLLYRIDARDYRAALDQAKAQVERDEASLAYLRSNLNRGNELATTGYLDKDSFDQRQSAVHQAEAALAMSRAAVRTAEINVDYTEIRAPFAGRLGRNQAPEGTLVSNTAGTPLNNLVQLSPIYVSFNPSETELADIQKARAKGKVEAEVLLPGDKEPHYRGDLSFINNTVEGNTGTVVARVTIDNTDLTLLPGQYVRVRLKVRDEPNVLMVPETALGSSQLGKYIYVVGKGETVEQRLVTLGPTSGDLIGLTSGVSEGDQVIAGNLQKIFPGAPVKPMPAEQAQK; encoded by the coding sequence ATGCGTGGTTCGAAACTGGTCCTTGCCGCAGCGGTCGCAATTGCCGCCCTCGCCGCGGCCTATCACTACAAGAACGGCGGCTTTGAGCTGAAAGGCGGCGATGCCGGCGCGGCGGTTGGCCCGCCGCAGCAGGCCATGCCCGTTCCCGTCGCATCTGTCGTCAAGAAGACGATCCCGATCTACCTCGACTATTCTGCCCGCACCGAAGCGATCCGCAACGTGACGCTTCGCGCCAAGATCACCGGCTACATCGAGTCACAGACGGTTCCCGACGGATCGGACGTGAAGGCGGGCGATCTGCTCTATCGGATCGACGCGCGCGACTATCGGGCAGCGCTCGATCAGGCGAAGGCCCAGGTCGAGCGGGACGAGGCGTCACTCGCCTATCTTCGCTCCAATCTTAACCGCGGCAACGAACTCGCGACCACAGGGTACCTGGACAAGGACAGTTTCGATCAGCGCCAGAGCGCCGTGCATCAGGCCGAAGCCGCCCTTGCCATGTCACGGGCCGCGGTGCGCACCGCCGAGATCAACGTCGACTACACCGAAATCCGCGCGCCCTTCGCCGGCCGGCTTGGCCGCAACCAGGCCCCCGAGGGAACGCTCGTCAGCAACACCGCAGGTACGCCCCTCAACAACCTCGTGCAGCTGTCACCGATCTATGTTTCGTTCAATCCGAGTGAAACGGAACTCGCCGACATCCAGAAGGCGCGGGCAAAGGGCAAGGTGGAAGCGGAAGTGCTTCTTCCCGGCGACAAGGAGCCGCACTACCGCGGTGATCTCAGCTTCATCAACAATACGGTCGAGGGCAATACTGGAACGGTCGTCGCGCGCGTGACGATCGACAATACCGACCTGACCCTGTTGCCCGGCCAATATGTCCGTGTGCGGCTGAAAGTGCGTGACGAACCGAACGTGCTGATGGTGCCTGAAACAGCACTCGGCTCGAGCCAGCTCGGCAAATACATCTATGTCGTCGGCAAGGGCGAAACCGTCGAACAGCGGCTAGTCACCCTCGGCCCGACAAGCGGTGACCTCATCGGCCTGACGTCAGGCGTTTCGGAAGGCGATCAGGTGATCGCGGGAAACCTGCAGAAGATCTTCCCCGGCGCCCCGGTGAAACCGATGCCCGCCGAGCAGGCGCAGAAATAG
- a CDS encoding DMT family transporter: MAASAFGMAFEDSASRRRLAILAGMAVVAITTVQFVAARFSLREHLTAADIVSLRFSGAALAFLPVFWRNGVPRLKQLGWRKAAVLALLTGLPYPMIINQGLALAPAAHAAALSPAVIVFFSFLLSRIVFKDKVSGVRLAGIATVIAGLLLFVIQSGVGDGETLHGDLLFAVSGVMFATYALLVRLWSVDAVTATIAVVFFSCPPLPLLHILAPSGFAAASFAEIATQFVIQGFLAGALASVLYTYVIRQLGPQPASLFMPCVPVTTAAAGIVVLGEVPTPLQVVAIAVITFGMIFPILKRS, translated from the coding sequence ATGGCTGCAAGCGCGTTTGGTATGGCGTTCGAAGACAGTGCCAGCCGCCGTCGGCTCGCTATCCTGGCGGGAATGGCGGTCGTCGCGATCACTACGGTTCAGTTTGTCGCCGCAAGGTTCAGTCTGCGCGAGCATCTGACAGCGGCCGACATCGTCAGCCTGCGGTTCTCCGGCGCCGCCCTTGCTTTCCTGCCGGTGTTCTGGAGAAACGGCGTACCAAGGCTGAAGCAGCTCGGCTGGCGGAAGGCCGCTGTGCTGGCGCTGTTGACGGGATTGCCTTACCCGATGATCATCAATCAGGGGCTGGCGCTGGCGCCTGCGGCCCATGCCGCCGCGCTCTCTCCCGCCGTGATCGTCTTTTTCTCGTTCCTGCTCTCGCGCATCGTCTTCAAGGACAAGGTCTCCGGCGTGCGCCTCGCCGGGATCGCCACGGTCATTGCCGGCCTTCTGCTGTTCGTCATCCAGTCGGGCGTTGGTGACGGCGAGACCTTGCACGGCGACCTGTTGTTCGCCGTATCGGGGGTCATGTTCGCGACCTATGCGCTGCTGGTACGGCTATGGTCCGTCGACGCCGTGACGGCGACGATCGCGGTCGTCTTCTTCTCCTGCCCGCCGTTGCCCTTGCTGCACATCCTGGCGCCGAGCGGGTTTGCAGCCGCCTCTTTCGCCGAGATTGCCACGCAATTCGTCATCCAGGGTTTTCTCGCCGGAGCGCTCGCGAGCGTTCTCTACACCTATGTCATTCGCCAATTGGGTCCGCAGCCTGCGTCGCTGTTCATGCCGTGCGTTCCGGTCACGACGGCCGCGGCAGGCATCGTCGTTCTCGGCGAGGTCCCGACGCCGCTTCAGGTGGTTGCCATCGCCGTCATAACGTTCGGCATGATCTTCCCGATCCTGAAGCGGTCGTAG